One genomic window of Candidatus Nitrospira inopinata includes the following:
- a CDS encoding GNAT family N-acetyltransferase: MADLVRRATMQDLDRLVPFFDAYRQFYGQAPDPAVARRFLHDRLARNESLVLIAEDHDGVAIGFVQLYSLFSSILAAPMYLLSDLFVVPHARRRGVGTRLLKAAAEEARSAGAVRLELATAITNAAAQRLYERLGWVRDQEFYVYSLSL, translated from the coding sequence ATGGCCGATCTCGTTCGTCGAGCGACAATGCAAGACCTTGATCGGCTCGTCCCGTTTTTCGACGCGTACCGTCAATTCTATGGGCAGGCGCCGGACCCGGCCGTGGCCCGGCGGTTTCTGCACGATCGTCTCGCGCGCAATGAATCTCTCGTGTTGATCGCGGAGGATCACGACGGTGTCGCGATCGGCTTTGTCCAGCTCTATTCCCTGTTCTCTTCCATCCTTGCCGCGCCGATGTATCTCTTGAGCGATCTGTTCGTTGTTCCCCACGCCCGTCGCCGTGGGGTCGGGACGAGGCTTCTCAAGGCGGCGGCGGAAGAGGCTCGGTCCGCCGGCGCGGTGCGTCTGGAATTGGCAACGGCGATCACGAATGCCGCGGCGCAACGGCTCTATGAACGATTGGGCTGGGTCCGTGACCAAGAATTCTACGTGTACAGCCTCTCGCTGTAA
- a CDS encoding alkaline phosphatase D family protein: MRRIFFLVFSGLLVAGSLGCVSPSREGLPPSSPFLASVVLAEDLLPQGIAVGDVGSSGAIIWVRTDGPALVRIEWATPAQWETVSKMGSARAPVSRTDRLSTTSESDYTLSVPIQGLAPATRYRYHVWIERRGSTGHEQPTLAAKGEFTTLPDATTSAPITFVWSADLGGQGHCRQGEAGYPMFDVMRQKDPDFFLFLGDTIYADNACPAPPNEPGATVVAATLDEYRARHRYQRGAAALRRFLETVPVYVTWDDHEVRNNFAGPFDERMPEGRQALREYWPIGSPPDDPHRLYRSVRYGADLELFLLDTRQYRSRNAEPDGPTKTMLGSAQLQWLLDGISQSTATWKVIATSVPLSVPKGGGETVPGNDGWAGGPDGTGFERERQVIVETILDKRLKNVVFLAGDIHWAQANAYDPDRDGVVDFHEFVAGPLSANPGRITEAAGSLHPTRLFNESGYHNFGLVRVTKTLFEAAIIDQTGVTRFVHRVAAR; encoded by the coding sequence ATGCGTCGCATCTTCTTCTTGGTCTTCTCCGGGCTGTTGGTTGCCGGATCACTGGGCTGTGTTTCCCCTTCGCGCGAAGGGCTTCCGCCGAGCAGCCCCTTTCTCGCTTCGGTCGTGTTGGCGGAGGATCTCTTGCCTCAAGGCATTGCGGTCGGCGACGTCGGTTCCAGCGGCGCCATCATATGGGTGAGAACGGACGGGCCGGCGTTGGTGCGGATCGAATGGGCGACGCCGGCGCAATGGGAGACTGTTTCGAAAATGGGATCGGCGCGAGCCCCCGTCTCCAGAACCGACCGGCTGTCCACGACGAGCGAATCGGATTACACCCTCTCCGTTCCGATCCAAGGCTTGGCTCCGGCCACCCGGTACCGGTACCACGTGTGGATTGAACGAAGGGGATCGACGGGACACGAGCAGCCGACACTGGCGGCGAAGGGTGAATTCACGACCCTGCCGGATGCAACTACCTCCGCTCCCATCACCTTCGTTTGGAGCGCGGATCTGGGAGGCCAGGGCCACTGCCGCCAAGGGGAGGCTGGTTATCCGATGTTCGATGTGATGCGGCAGAAAGACCCCGACTTCTTCCTCTTTTTAGGCGATACGATTTACGCCGACAATGCGTGTCCCGCTCCGCCCAACGAACCGGGGGCAACCGTTGTCGCGGCGACACTTGACGAATACCGGGCCCGCCATCGCTATCAACGGGGCGCCGCCGCGCTCCGCCGATTTTTGGAAACCGTGCCGGTCTATGTGACGTGGGATGACCATGAGGTGCGCAATAATTTTGCCGGGCCGTTCGATGAGCGGATGCCCGAAGGACGACAGGCATTACGCGAGTATTGGCCCATTGGGTCACCGCCCGACGATCCGCATCGGCTTTACCGGTCCGTCAGATACGGCGCAGATTTGGAACTGTTTCTTCTCGACACCAGACAGTACCGGAGCCGCAACGCCGAGCCGGATGGTCCGACCAAGACCATGTTGGGATCGGCTCAGTTGCAATGGCTGCTCGATGGGATCTCGCAATCGACCGCGACATGGAAGGTGATCGCGACGTCCGTGCCCCTGTCGGTGCCGAAAGGGGGAGGAGAAACGGTGCCCGGCAACGACGGCTGGGCCGGCGGTCCCGATGGAACCGGCTTTGAGCGCGAGCGGCAAGTGATCGTCGAGACTATCCTCGATAAACGACTGAAGAACGTCGTGTTTCTCGCCGGCGACATCCATTGGGCCCAGGCCAACGCCTACGATCCGGATCGGGACGGTGTCGTCGATTTCCATGAATTCGTGGCCGGTCCGCTCTCGGCCAATCCGGGACGAATCACCGAGGCGGCGGGATCGCTCCATCCGACGCGCCTGTTCAATGAATCGGGCTATCACAATTTTGGACTGGTTCGGGTGACCAAGACCCTGTTCGAAGCGGCCATCATCGATCAAACCGGCGTGACACGATTCGTCCATCGCGTGGCTGCTCGGTAG
- a CDS encoding FG-GAP repeat protein: MKSVSPFYQLAKASLNIGLLAVIGGLVACADGGGGAGVGRGRSLARPAAPLNVTLTPTAIKTFHFTWEDVTGETEYRLLEEPAPGAGFSAIASLPADTTDYDHIAFLPIRVNARYIVQACNSAGCTDSAPVSVSDLLPAVGYLTTPAGQAGDLFGLSIVLSADGQTLAVGAPFEDSAVFDSGAVYVFVRNGSNWNPQAELRASSPGTSDWLGFGLALSEDGNTLAVGVPLADHGAIDSGAVRVFVRAGGVWTEQAVLTATTPEAGEQFGTSLSLSADGHTLAVGAPRNDVVAPDSGATYLFSRAGSIWTQQAVLKAGTPAAGDQFGTIVSLSAEGRTLAVGAPLTDSAGLDAGVVHVFAFDGSSWIHESILLASNAESNDWFGLRVALSPDGQTLAVGAPFEDSAAIGVNGDQNNNLAPDSGAVYLFTRSGGTWTQQAYVKASNTEADDWFGTALAFSADGSTLAIGALQEDSRALGINGDQTDNGAIDSGAVYVFTRIGNSWTQQAYVKASNTEAGDWFGVSLSLSADGHTLAVGSPLKDSPNLDSGAIYLY; the protein is encoded by the coding sequence ATGAAATCCGTCTCGCCTTTCTATCAACTCGCGAAGGCGAGTCTTAATATAGGCCTGCTCGCCGTAATTGGCGGGCTGGTCGCCTGCGCCGACGGTGGGGGCGGCGCCGGTGTCGGAAGGGGGAGAAGCCTTGCCCGCCCGGCTGCGCCTCTGAACGTCACCCTGACGCCGACCGCGATCAAGACCTTTCACTTCACGTGGGAGGATGTCACCGGAGAAACAGAGTATCGACTGTTGGAAGAACCGGCGCCGGGCGCTGGATTTTCCGCCATCGCTTCCCTCCCGGCAGACACGACCGACTACGACCATATCGCCTTTCTGCCCATCCGGGTCAATGCCCGGTACATCGTCCAGGCCTGTAACAGCGCCGGCTGCACCGACTCCGCCCCCGTTTCGGTCTCTGACTTACTCCCCGCCGTTGGGTACCTGACCACTCCGGCCGGCCAAGCCGGCGACCTCTTCGGCTTGAGCATCGTACTGTCGGCCGATGGTCAAACCCTCGCCGTCGGAGCCCCGTTTGAAGACAGCGCGGTTTTTGACAGCGGCGCCGTCTATGTCTTTGTCCGTAACGGAAGCAATTGGAATCCACAAGCCGAGCTGAGAGCTTCAAGTCCTGGAACGAGCGATTGGCTGGGCTTCGGCCTTGCGCTGAGCGAAGACGGCAATACCCTGGCCGTCGGAGTTCCATTAGCGGACCACGGGGCGATCGACAGTGGCGCCGTGCGTGTTTTCGTCCGCGCCGGAGGAGTCTGGACCGAGCAAGCCGTGCTCACTGCCACCACCCCGGAAGCGGGCGAACAGTTCGGCACGAGTCTGAGCCTCTCGGCCGATGGCCATACCCTCGCCGTTGGAGCGCCACGTAACGATGTCGTTGCTCCCGACAGTGGCGCAACCTATCTCTTTAGCCGGGCCGGCAGCATCTGGACTCAACAGGCTGTGCTCAAAGCCGGAACTCCGGCTGCCGGAGATCAGTTCGGCACGATCGTGAGTCTCTCGGCAGAGGGTCGGACCCTGGCAGTGGGGGCGCCGCTCACAGACAGTGCCGGTCTTGATGCCGGCGTCGTCCATGTCTTTGCCTTTGACGGCAGCTCGTGGATTCATGAGTCGATCCTGCTGGCTTCAAACGCTGAATCCAACGATTGGTTTGGACTCCGAGTGGCCCTCAGTCCTGACGGTCAGACCCTGGCGGTTGGAGCGCCGTTCGAAGACAGTGCCGCCATCGGCGTCAATGGGGATCAGAACAACAATCTCGCTCCGGACAGCGGCGCCGTGTATCTCTTCACGCGCAGCGGAGGAACATGGACTCAACAGGCCTATGTAAAAGCCTCCAACACCGAGGCAGATGATTGGTTCGGCACCGCCCTGGCTTTTTCCGCCGACGGGAGCACCCTGGCGATCGGAGCGCTCCAGGAAGACAGCCGCGCCCTCGGCATCAACGGCGACCAGACCGACAACGGCGCCATCGACAGCGGCGCGGTCTATGTCTTCACTCGAATCGGAAATTCATGGACCCAACAGGCCTATGTGAAGGCCTCGAATACGGAAGCCGGCGACTGGTTTGGCGTGAGCCTTTCCTTGTCCGCCGACGGCCATACCCTCGCGGTAGGCAGCCCTCTCAAGGACAGTCCAAACTTGGATAGTGGCGCGATCTATTTGTATTGA
- a CDS encoding PD40 domain-containing protein, protein MDRKTVGSMYGIVAVLTLVLTPAAPHAMSGMETPHGGHTHASSALSKSMGEPINSPDAEIEITYSADGKTAIFVSAREGSIPSPGVPYNFDIWMSHSVDGVWQPPIHLGPGIDPTVGPNINTSAWELEPSLSDDGNVIYFTRYEPGNLSTGDLYVVQKVNGVWQPARNWNDVPELPHINTPTGEEHCPIIVSDSLIYFSYQQPGVTQDSDIWKVEKKNGVWQKPESLGPRINSPYRDHLHWTGLSKDGKVLIFTSTRPDMGSRGGHDMWISYQNPRGEWQEPLNLGDTINTAGEDMCWTFTPDGAMFSGGSGPLGSYNHDVLWVRKDDVPLLKNFEPIGPPPNLLVNRGDKPDPTR, encoded by the coding sequence ATGGACAGAAAGACCGTTGGCTCAATGTACGGCATCGTGGCGGTGCTCACCCTCGTACTGACTCCCGCCGCTCCCCACGCGATGTCCGGCATGGAGACGCCGCACGGCGGGCACACGCATGCGAGTTCCGCGCTCTCGAAGAGTATGGGCGAGCCGATCAACTCACCGGACGCCGAGATCGAAATCACCTATAGCGCCGATGGGAAGACGGCAATCTTCGTCTCGGCCCGTGAGGGAAGTATCCCGTCGCCGGGAGTTCCTTATAATTTTGACATCTGGATGTCCCACTCCGTGGACGGGGTCTGGCAACCGCCGATTCACTTGGGACCGGGCATCGATCCGACCGTGGGGCCGAATATCAATACCTCCGCGTGGGAGCTGGAACCGAGTCTCTCGGATGACGGCAACGTCATTTACTTCACCAGATACGAGCCGGGCAATCTTTCGACCGGCGACCTCTACGTCGTGCAGAAAGTCAACGGGGTCTGGCAACCGGCCAGAAACTGGAACGACGTGCCGGAGCTCCCTCACATCAATACGCCCACGGGCGAGGAACATTGCCCGATCATCGTCTCCGACAGCCTCATTTATTTCAGCTATCAACAGCCGGGCGTCACGCAGGACAGCGATATCTGGAAGGTCGAGAAGAAAAACGGCGTGTGGCAGAAACCGGAGAGTCTGGGGCCGCGCATCAATTCCCCCTATCGCGACCACCTCCATTGGACGGGTCTGTCGAAAGACGGGAAGGTCCTCATCTTCACCAGCACTCGCCCCGACATGGGGTCACGGGGCGGGCACGACATGTGGATCTCCTATCAGAATCCCCGAGGCGAATGGCAAGAGCCGTTGAATCTCGGCGACACGATCAATACGGCCGGGGAAGACATGTGCTGGACCTTCACCCCGGACGGCGCGATGTTCTCCGGCGGGTCTGGGCCGCTGGGTTCGTACAATCACGACGTCCTGTGGGTGCGCAAAGACGATGTCCCGCTCCTAAAAAACTTCGAGCCGATCGGCCCGCCGCCCAACTTGCTCGTCAATCGCGGGGACAAACCCGATCCCACTCGCTGA
- a CDS encoding group II truncated hemoglobin has protein sequence MTSHDQENDAALTPYQAAGGLEGITKLVDEFYANMERLPEAQVIRAMHPADLTESRKKLTYFLCGWLGGPKLFQQHYGPISIPGAHKRFPIGYEERDAWLLCMQRALAAQPYSSELKDYLLAALSIPAERVRQVNRGEI, from the coding sequence ATGACCAGCCACGACCAAGAGAACGACGCCGCGCTTACCCCCTACCAGGCGGCGGGGGGACTCGAAGGCATCACCAAGTTGGTGGATGAATTTTACGCCAACATGGAGAGGCTGCCGGAAGCACAGGTCATCAGAGCCATGCACCCCGCCGATCTCACCGAGTCGCGCAAAAAACTGACCTATTTCCTCTGCGGCTGGCTGGGAGGACCGAAGCTATTTCAACAACACTACGGACCGATCAGTATCCCCGGCGCGCACAAGCGCTTTCCGATCGGCTACGAAGAACGAGACGCCTGGCTCTTGTGCATGCAGCGGGCCCTGGCCGCCCAGCCCTACAGCAGCGAATTGAAGGACTACCTCTTGGCCGCCCTCAGCATCCCGGCAGAACGAGTCCGGCAAGTGAACAGGGGAGAAATCTGA